The stretch of DNA CACCTCATCATGTCTGGCGGAATAAATGAGTCCATGGACATGAATGACGACGGCGATTCCGTCCTAGATAGCAACTCTATAGAAATGGTAGAAAATATGTACAGTCTTTGCGAGCACCTCTGGAAAAAATCAAAAAGCCTAGAACCGATAAAAAAGGCAGCAAAATAATTTTTACAAGATTCAATGTTTAGGCAAAAAACGCAAGCTTGCCATTAAATAAATTCAAAAGCAAATGACCCGTAAAGGACATGTTGGAGATAGCTTCACTTGACGGATTAAGAATAGCGCTTGCGCTAGGAATGCTCGGAATAGCGTGCGCATCAGACATCAAAAAACGCGAAATCAATGACATTATTTGGATTGTCTTTGGCGCAATAGCGGCAATTTTGATCCCATTTAGCGCCAATATCTATGACGAATTGTACGAAATAGGAATTGCCATGATCATAGCGCCAATTGCCATAATAATTTGGAGATTCGGGCTCTTTGGAGGAGCAGACGCCTTTGCCCTAATTGTTCTGGCAGGACTGGTGCCTAACGTGTCACTTGCCCATGGAACCATAACGCCATTTACCACACTTACAAATGCCGTCTTGCTCTCAATTGTCCCAATGCTAGTCAATGTGATTAGAAACGTAGTCTTGCTTGCAAGTCATCACGACATCTTTGAGGGGTTCAATGAGAGTAAAAAGAAAAAAGCGCTCGCAATGTTTGTAGGGTATAGAGCTGCAAACCCAAAGTTCGGATTTTCTATTGAGCAAAAGCAAGGAAAATACAAAAAACTCAATCTGTCACTACAACATGCAGAATATGCAGAGTTTTGCACCAAAAAAGACACATGGATAACACCAGGCATACCATACATGATATTTATCGCAGCCGGTTTTGCAATACAGCTAGTCTATGGCGACATCATATTTGGTGCCTTTAGTGTTTTTATGAATTAAGCCCACAAAAATTTTGTTTGTTTGATCATAACAGACACAAGATAATACCGATTACAGGAAAAGAAAATACTATTGGCCCAGGCTACGAATTATGAAAAATTTGGAGGGTTGGCCGAAAAGGCACTAGATGATCTAGGCAATGCAAAACACGAGTTGGAAGAGCGAGAGCTGCAAATTCGAGACCTTGCAATGCAGTCAAGCGCTAGGTTTTCTGAACTGATGCGCGTAAACTCTGAATTGAAGGAGAAAATCGATTTTTTACAAGATCTGGCTACAAATCTCAGCCTAAGAAACGAAGAATTGGAAAAGAAAAACCACGATTTGGAAATTCAAAAGGCTGAAAACACAAAACTAGAGTCAGACTTGAGAAAAAATTTGGAAAAAGTGGTCCTAAAAGAAAAAGAGTTGGAACTTCAGCGTGATCAACTAGAGCGCCAAGTAAATGAGAAAACAGATGAGCTCATCAAATCACAAAAACTTGCAATAATTGGTGAGCTTGCATCAAGAATGGCTCATGATCTTAGAAATCCCCTATCCACAATCAAAAATGTTGTAGAGTTGATGGAAAACAAGCAGAAATTACGAATCGAGGAAAAGATCATCTATTATGGAAAATTACATCGTGCAATAGATAGAATATCACATCAAGTAGATGATGTCTTAGAATATGGCAAGGCAAGCCAATTACAACTCCAGTCGGTAAACATTACAAGCATGATAAAACAGATCATAGTGGATAATAATTTCTCAAAGGATGTCAAGGTAAATGTCGACAATGTGGATCTTAAACTCAGCGTTGATGCCAGAAAGATGGAAGCAGTCATAACCAATTTGCTGATAAATGCAGTCCAAGCAATAGACAATAAGGGAACCATCAATATCCGAATTTTGGACAACGGCTCTAATGCAATATTTGCAATAGAAGACTCTGGTCCAGGAATCCCGCCTCAAAACATATCCAAGATTTTTGACCCGTTGTTTACCACGAAGCAGACTGGAACTGGGCTTGGCTTGTCAATTTGTAAAAAAATCATAGAGCAACACGGTGGAAATATCAGCGTCAAGAACAACCCTACCACATTCATAGTCAGACTGCCAAAGAACCTAAACCCTCAGGCGTGATTTTTTAGGCAAAAATTACAGGTTCCGCTGGTATTGACTAGTACTGCGAATCGGTCCTTGGTAAAGGTCACATGGAATGACCTTAGTTTACTTTTGTACAAAAAGTTCTTTTTGCCATTTTCCGCAATTTGTCCAGATATTTTTATCAAGTT from Candidatus Nitrosotenuis aquarius encodes:
- a CDS encoding sensor histidine kinase; translated protein: MAQATNYEKFGGLAEKALDDLGNAKHELEERELQIRDLAMQSSARFSELMRVNSELKEKIDFLQDLATNLSLRNEELEKKNHDLEIQKAENTKLESDLRKNLEKVVLKEKELELQRDQLERQVNEKTDELIKSQKLAIIGELASRMAHDLRNPLSTIKNVVELMENKQKLRIEEKIIYYGKLHRAIDRISHQVDDVLEYGKASQLQLQSVNITSMIKQIIVDNNFSKDVKVNVDNVDLKLSVDARKMEAVITNLLINAVQAIDNKGTINIRILDNGSNAIFAIEDSGPGIPPQNISKIFDPLFTTKQTGTGLGLSICKKIIEQHGGNISVKNNPTTFIVRLPKNLNPQA
- a CDS encoding A24 family peptidase C-terminal domain-containing protein, whose protein sequence is MLEIASLDGLRIALALGMLGIACASDIKKREINDIIWIVFGAIAAILIPFSANIYDELYEIGIAMIIAPIAIIIWRFGLFGGADAFALIVLAGLVPNVSLAHGTITPFTTLTNAVLLSIVPMLVNVIRNVVLLASHHDIFEGFNESKKKKALAMFVGYRAANPKFGFSIEQKQGKYKKLNLSLQHAEYAEFCTKKDTWITPGIPYMIFIAAGFAIQLVYGDIIFGAFSVFMN